ACTTTAGCCACTGTCGCAACATATTCATTTTCTGCTTTGTTCAGGCTGATTAATTTTACCCCTTGCGTATTACGCCCTGTCATTGAGATAGAGCTTACGGGGATACGGATTAAGACACCGCCTGTTGTGATCAGCATGAGGTCTTCCTCACCAGTCACGACTTTCATCGTCACAAGGTCGCCGTTTTTATCGGTGATGTTACATGTCTTGATTCCTTTACCGCCGCGCCCTTGCCTTCTGTATTCTTCAGAAGGTGTTCTTTTGCCGTATCCGTTCTTCGTTACAACGAGGATTTCAGCACTTTCTTCAAGGACTTCCATACCGACAACCTCATCGTCATCAGACAAGGTAATACCCTTGACTCCTGTGGCAGTACGGCCCATAGAGCGAACATCGGTTTCAGGGAAACGAATCAATAAGCCGTTCTTCGTGCCGATGATCATTTCTTTGCTGCCATCCGTCATTCGGACAGAGATCAATTCATCGCCTTCACGCAGGTTCAGGGCAATCAAACCATTATTGCGGATATTCGCAAACGATGAAAGTGGTGAACGTTTTGAAATCCCTTCTTTCGTTGTGAAGAACAGGGACCAGTCATCGACGAATTCCTCAACTGGAATGATGGCGTTGACCCATTCACCCTTCTCGATTTCCAATAGGTTGATAATTGGGATTCCCTTCGCTGTACGGCTGAATTCTGGGATTTCGTACCCCTTCGAACGGTATACTTTACCCTTGTTTGTAAAGAACAGGATGGTATCGTGCGTTGAAGTGGTAATTAGATGTTCTACAAAATCGTCTTCATTCGTACCCATACCTTGAATACCGCGGCCACCGCGACGCTGTGCTCTGTATGTCGATACAGGCAGGCGCTTAACATAGCCGTTATGTGTCAGGGTGATGACGATATTTTCGCGAGGAATCAAGTCTTCATCCTCGATCATTTCTAATCCGCCCGATACGATTTCCGTACGGCGCTCATCGTTGAAGCGCTCTTTGATTTCTGTAAGTTCTTCGCGGATGATTTCAAGCACTTTTTCATTATCAGCAAGGATCGCTTTTAATTCTGAAATCAGCTGCATAAGGTTTTGGAATTCTTCTTCGATCTTTTCACGTTCCAAGCCTGTAAGCCTCTGTAGACGCATATCAAGAATGGCCTGTGCTTGCTTATCGGATAACTTGAATTGTGTCATCAATCCTTCTCTTGCTATATCCGTCGTGCGTGAGCTTCTGATCAGGCTAATGACCGCATCAAGGTTATCAAGAGCGATTCGCAGACCTTCGAGAATGTGGGCACGTGCTTCTGCCTTCCTAAGTTCAAACTCTGTGCGACGTCTAATGACGACTACCTGATGGTCAAGATAGTATTCCAGGCATTGCTTGAGGTTCAGAACCTTCGGCTGTCCATCGACTAAAGCAAGAAGGTTGATACCAAAGCTTGTCTGCAATGCAGTTTGTTTATAAAGGTTATTTAAAAGGACATTGGCATTCGCATCCTTACGAACTTCAATGACAATCCTCATACCTTTACGGTCAGATTCATCACGCAGGTCTGTAATGCCGTCAAGCCTCTTATCGCGGACTAATTCAGCGATTTTTTCAATCAGCTTGGCTTTGTTAACCTGGTAAGGAAGTTCTCTGACGATGATGACTTCCTTACCATTTGATTTCTGTTCGATTTCAACCTTCGCACGGAGAGTAATCGAACCGCGGCCAGTCTCATAAGCTTTACGGATGCCACTGCGCCCTAATATCAATCCCGCTGTCGGGAAGTCAGGTCCTGTGATGATTTCCATCAATTCCATGATTGTCATGTCAGGATCCTTGCTGATTGCCAACACGCCATCTATAACCTCGCCAAGCTGGTGAGGAGGGATATTTGTCGCCATTCCGACAGCGATACCAGAAGTACCGTTGACGAGCAGGTTCGGGAACCTTGATGGCATGACAATTGGTTCCCTTTCAGAACCGTCGTAGTTGTCCTGATAGTCAATTGTATCTTTATTGATGTCACGCAAAAGTTCCATTGAAATTTTCGACATACGTGCTTCTGTATAACGCATCGCAGCTGCTGCGTCTCCATCGACAGAACCAAAGTTACCATGTCCATCAACAAGCATATAACGGTAGTTGAAATTCTGTGCCATACGGACCATTGTGTCGTATACAGCAGAGTCACCGTGCGGGTGATACTTACCGATAACTTCACCGACGATCCTCGCCGACTTTTTGTAGGCCTTATCTGAGTGCATGCCAAGGTCATGCATAGCGTACAAAATCCTTCTATGTACCGGCTTTAAGCCGTCACGGACATCCGGAAGCGCACGTGCCACGATAACACTCATGGCATAATCCAGGAACGATGAACGCATTTCCTGGCTAATATTAATCTCTTTCACTCGAGAGTTTGGTGTCTCAGCCATTTAAGAGAAACCTCCTTTAGTAGAAAAGCGCAAGGGCTCCACTATGGGACAGCCGCTGCTGCTAAACACTAATCTAATAGTCAAAATACATACCAATATTCCAATAAGTCGGGGCAGTACACCCCGGTTAACACTATGGCCATTTCAGAAAAAGCAGGATAGAGGCCATACCTTCTATCCTGGGAAGATAATATTAAAGGCTGTTTCCACATCTAAGCAATGAAGCTTACGAAAAGAGCCTTATTAAATATCCAGGTTCTTTACATAAAGTGCATTTTGCTCGATGAAATTACGTCGAGGCTCTACCTTATCACCCATCAGGATTTCAAACGTTTCATCCGATTCGATTGCATCCTCGAGGCTTACCTGGAGCAGTGTCCTTGTTTCAGGATTCATCGTTGTCTCCCATAGCTGCTCAGGATTCATCTCACCAAGACCCTTATAGCGCTGAATGCCTGGCTTCGGCTGCTGCGGAAGTTCCGCAAGAATCTGTTCAAGCTGCTTGTCATTATAAGCATACTCGATTTTTTTCCCCTGCTGGATTTTGTATAAAGGCGGCTGGGCAATATAAATGTATCCTGCTTCAAGGATCTTTCTCATATATCGGTAGAAGAACGTCAATAATAGAGTTCTGATATGGGCACCGTCGACATCGGCATCGGTCATGATGACGATTTTTTGGTAACGAGCTTTTGAAAGATCGAAGTCTTCACCGATTCCTGTGCCGATCGCCGTAATAATTGCTCTTACCTCATTATTGGATAAAATTTTATCAAGACGTGATTTTTCAACGTTCAGGATTTTCCCGCGAAGTGGCAGGATCGCCTGGAAATGGCGGTCACGGCCCTGCTTGGCTGATCCTCCCGCAGAGTCACCCTCAACGACATATATTTCACTGATTGACGGGTCTTTTGAAGAGCAATCAGCCAGTTTGCCCGGCAAGCTGGAAATTTCAAGCGCGCTCTTTCTTCTAGTCAGCTCACGGGCCTTTTTCGCCGCAAGCCTTGCTCTTGCTGCCATGAGTCCTTTATCGACAATCTTTCTTGCGACATTCGGGTTTTCAAGCATGAATTTTTCAAAGTGGTCGGAAAAGAGTGTGTCAGTTACCGTACGGACCTCTGAATTCCCGAGCTTTGTTTTCGTCTGGCCTTCGAACTGAGGGTCAGGATGCTTGACCGACACGATTGCCGTCAAACCTTCACGAACGTCATCTCCCGAAAGATTTGAATCGCTTTCCTTGAAGATTCCGTGTTTACGGGCATAATCGTTAATCACACGAGTCAAAGCTGTTTTGAAGCCGAATTCGTGGGTACCGCCTTCATAAGTGTGTATATTGTTCGCGAATGAATAAATATTCCCTGTGAAGCTGTCATTGTATTGAAGTGCTACCTCGACAGTAATTCCTTCTTTTTCACCCTCGATATAGATTGGCTCTTCATGAAGGACTTCTCTAGTGCGGTTTAAATGCTCAACATAGGACTTAATTCCGCCCTCGTAATAATATTCATTGTTTTTGCCTTCTCCTCGCTTATCCTCAATCGTGATCTTGATTGCTCGGTTCAAGAAGGCTAGCTCACGCAGACGGTTTGCGAGTGTATCATAGTCATATTCCAAAGTCTCGGTGAAAATTTCTCCGTCTGGCTTAAAGTGGACAGTCGTTCCTGTGCGGTCAGTTTCACCAATGATTTTCAAGGGATCGCCGACAGCACCGCGTTCAAATTTCTGATAATGGACTTTGCCATCACGGTGAACAAATACTTCAAGATAAGTAGACAGGGCATTAACAACGGATGCACCAACACCGTGGAGACCTCCGGAAACCTTGTAGCCTCCGCCGCCAAATTTACCGCCGGCGTGAAGTACCGTCATGATGACCTCAACTGCTGGCCTTCCCATCTTTTCATGGATACCGACAGGGATACCGCGGCCATTATCCTGAACTGTGAT
This DNA window, taken from Mesobacillus boroniphilus, encodes the following:
- the gyrA gene encoding DNA gyrase subunit A; this encodes MAETPNSRVKEINISQEMRSSFLDYAMSVIVARALPDVRDGLKPVHRRILYAMHDLGMHSDKAYKKSARIVGEVIGKYHPHGDSAVYDTMVRMAQNFNYRYMLVDGHGNFGSVDGDAAAAMRYTEARMSKISMELLRDINKDTIDYQDNYDGSEREPIVMPSRFPNLLVNGTSGIAVGMATNIPPHQLGEVIDGVLAISKDPDMTIMELMEIITGPDFPTAGLILGRSGIRKAYETGRGSITLRAKVEIEQKSNGKEVIIVRELPYQVNKAKLIEKIAELVRDKRLDGITDLRDESDRKGMRIVIEVRKDANANVLLNNLYKQTALQTSFGINLLALVDGQPKVLNLKQCLEYYLDHQVVVIRRRTEFELRKAEARAHILEGLRIALDNLDAVISLIRSSRTTDIAREGLMTQFKLSDKQAQAILDMRLQRLTGLEREKIEEEFQNLMQLISELKAILADNEKVLEIIREELTEIKERFNDERRTEIVSGGLEMIEDEDLIPRENIVITLTHNGYVKRLPVSTYRAQRRGGRGIQGMGTNEDDFVEHLITTSTHDTILFFTNKGKVYRSKGYEIPEFSRTAKGIPIINLLEIEKGEWVNAIIPVEEFVDDWSLFFTTKEGISKRSPLSSFANIRNNGLIALNLREGDELISVRMTDGSKEMIIGTKNGLLIRFPETDVRSMGRTATGVKGITLSDDDEVVGMEVLEESAEILVVTKNGYGKRTPSEEYRRQGRGGKGIKTCNITDKNGDLVTMKVVTGEEDLMLITTGGVLIRIPVSSISMTGRNTQGVKLISLNKAENEYVATVAKVDKEEEKPEDIEPDENAEATVDPEEVGSQEADMNETPAEEDNE
- the gyrB gene encoding DNA topoisomerase (ATP-hydrolyzing) subunit B gives rise to the protein MQGQAYDENQIQVLEGLEAVRKRPGMYIGSTSVKGLHHLVWEIVDNSIDEALAGFCDEINVIIEEDNSITVQDNGRGIPVGIHEKMGRPAVEVIMTVLHAGGKFGGGGYKVSGGLHGVGASVVNALSTYLEVFVHRDGKVHYQKFERGAVGDPLKIIGETDRTGTTVHFKPDGEIFTETLEYDYDTLANRLRELAFLNRAIKITIEDKRGEGKNNEYYYEGGIKSYVEHLNRTREVLHEEPIYIEGEKEGITVEVALQYNDSFTGNIYSFANNIHTYEGGTHEFGFKTALTRVINDYARKHGIFKESDSNLSGDDVREGLTAIVSVKHPDPQFEGQTKTKLGNSEVRTVTDTLFSDHFEKFMLENPNVARKIVDKGLMAARARLAAKKARELTRRKSALEISSLPGKLADCSSKDPSISEIYVVEGDSAGGSAKQGRDRHFQAILPLRGKILNVEKSRLDKILSNNEVRAIITAIGTGIGEDFDLSKARYQKIVIMTDADVDGAHIRTLLLTFFYRYMRKILEAGYIYIAQPPLYKIQQGKKIEYAYNDKQLEQILAELPQQPKPGIQRYKGLGEMNPEQLWETTMNPETRTLLQVSLEDAIESDETFEILMGDKVEPRRNFIEQNALYVKNLDI